Genomic DNA from Porites lutea chromosome 4, jaPorLute2.1, whole genome shotgun sequence:
ACTGCTGTCAGTTTTATAACATTATGAGTGTTATGTGTGCAAGGGCAGTGTACACCATGTAACACTGACACAAGAGGGACAGTCCAGTAAACTGAATGTCTGCAAGGGGAGTCCAGTGGTAGTGAATCATCAAACTTCTGATTAAACTTTTGGCTAACACATTTTATTgtccttttctttcctttaaggTGTGGTAATGCATGATAATAAGACTGTAGCCTGTTGCAGGCATTCAGATAGAGAAGcgcagtagcctgcgtagcaggcattgaaaggggtaggggatagggaggaagggaaaaagagaGTGGGATTGGGAGAGCCActttcgcgcttttctccctccaCCTCCCCTCCcatttttgcgcctgccacgcaggccaGAAGtgcagatgaaaaataaagaaagcaaaaataaaattcagggGGGAATTGTGGAGAGTGCACTCCTCAATCCCCCCACTTTTTTTCTTGCTTGCGTTATTTTCATCCACACTCCACTATCAGAACGCCTGGGAAAAGCTAAtgagactgaaaacaaaaacaatgaaatttaaaacaaggacacgacttaagcttaaaatatacATGTCATATTGCAGTAGTTGATGTTTTCTCAAGTTGTTATGTATGAAATGTACTCTATCACACACAGAAACTCTATGAAATCTGAAAGACAATGTCCACAGAGTAAAACCACTCACCTGGCTTTACCAGAGCACTTTTGGCAAAATTCTGTATCTTTTTGGGCATTGTTGCACTGAAGAGGAGTGTTTGACGCTGGGACTAcatataaacaaaaatattttaaattatttttacaatctaatggcaaaagaaaaaaaaggaccaAGACAGGCTTACTGCAAAACAGCACATCATTTTAATGACTGAAATAGCAAATTTTTATTACACTAAGAATAAATGTGCCTTTAAAGTctatttcaaattaaattttacCTTAAAGTAAGAAAAAATTGTTCGGACATCTTCCTCAAAGCCCATGTCAATCATGCGATCAGCTTCGTCTAAAACTAGGTATCTAAAGCAAGATAATATTATATTTACACATCATTTTATGAGACATGACAAAACTATTCTTGACgataatgacaacaacaatTTGTAGAGTAAAACGTTGAGGAAAATAGCTTTCTTACCAACATGTAGGTCCAAAAGTAAAACAACGACCACAAAAAACGATTAAAAATACACTTCTTGAACTAAGTACAGTTTACCTGCATATATCTAGATTAACCATTTTTTTGTCTAATAGGTCCATTAAACGGCCTGGTGTGGCCACCATCATATGAACACCTCTGTTAAAGTAAGACATAACAGATTATTACCATTGCTATCATTACACATGATGTTGAGGTTGGTAGGATGACATTAGTACTACAGTGCAGTGTGGGTGAACAAAACATCGTAAAGTCAAGACTGGAGATCATCATAAAGTCACACGACAACAACGCAGAAATGCAATATCATgtccagggctgtcattaagagccgggggccggtgatttcccccggctactatgaGTGTGGCCCCCAcctattttaatgaaaaataaaggaaaattagaaccaaaagaaacccctaggtgtttgattccccgcctacttgttgtatttacccagcaactcgAAATCTTAACGACAACCCTGATGTCACTAGATGAGTGTACTGTTCTGTTAACTTGTTAGTCTGTTGGTTTTCtgggttttttcttttcagctgtTTTCATTGCTTCTGTTCTTTTGTCTGTAATTGACGCAGACAGGCCAAATGAACATATTAGTACTAGTTTATAAGTAGAAATGTCATTACGGCAACACAAAAAGGATACTGGCACATTTTGTTCAGACTCATGAGGAACAATGAAATGAAGAGCTTATATACTTCCACAAACAAGTTCATAAAActagaaaatgataaaattgtcATACACTTCTGTCCACATCTTAGATCTGTTTGGCTATAGGCTCAACAATTATTCCAGCTGGCACCATTTTTGTTCATCACTCTTACAAACAGTAGTTTTTATACATGCAACACTGGCAATAGTTTGGCACACAATAGATTTTGTTCTTGCAAAACAGATGTCATTTTGCTGAGAACTGTTTTCGTGCAACCCTGCCAACAGTTAGAGCAGCAACTTTCACCAgttttaacccattcacccctgaactGCCCGTGCAGATCCATGTCCCTTCTACAACTTATTGTGATGttatcagttttaacggtcaggGACAACTTTGTCTGGTAACTTGACCAGGGTGAAGAGATATTTTACatcataccagaatgagcacaattcagtcaaggaagCTGGAGAAAAAGGCAGATAATGAGGCAATGGTGTAACGTTGCCGTAAAAATTTCCACgaaaatacaaattttgtacccacctaaatttcctttcatctaattgtaagatcctaaaagctttcccaaaaacttttcccaccgaAATGCAGCCTaataaatgcccagcaaaagaaaaagaatgaggcaagaaaagcaaaagaaaagggacggagaaaaagttaaaagaaaagctgAAAGTTTGTATTCTGTGCATGTCCAAACTTCGAAACTcacaagctaatattttgcatctagATCAGAAGGCTGAGAAGTGTACAACCTGTAAAAGGCTTTGAgttaagttttagctctttatacaGAAAGTGACTAGAAAATGGCTTGACTAACTTCAAAACACGTTTTTTGGGTTAAAGACTGTTCAAAAACTACTTTATGAAACAAGAAAGCTGTTGCATCTTAAAGCAAAACTTGAAAGTTTTGTAAGCAAAATCTGTGAAGTTGATCAAAAGATGACAAACGGTTGCACActttaaaaagttgttacaaTGTAGCAAGTTGATGTATTGTTTAGTGTTTGTTTCTTATGtgttttggtcaaaattagCTATTTTTTAATGCATGTGAACAATGAAACAATAATATCATTGAATTCAGTTTTCGCATGATAGCAAGAATTAGCAAAACTTCAGTTTGTGCTATCTGCCTCAGCTAGGTATTTAGTATTGGTAGATACAAGCTCTCCCATAATAATCTCATTATTACTTATATAGCTGAACCTTGTGCAAGTGACAACAAAAAATACTAATATTGGTATTCACTTCCAAGTGCTTTAATTTGATCCTTAGTCATGAGTGCTTTGGCTGGGGAAAATTATTTGATGAGTTGGATATATACATTGTACGGTGGACTGTATCAATTAGGAGAGCTCAGGTTGCACATCATGGCGATGCAGCTGCTATTACAGGTATATTTTATCAACTAACCTTTTGATTGTCTCCATTTGGTCCTTGACTGATGTTCCTCCAATACAGAGCACTGATCTTAGAGCAGGGAAACCTGAAAAATGACCGCAGATGAACTTAATGCATGGTGCAAGTAACAGTGTTAAACACAACAGGATACCGTCAGTCATGAGCAAACAACTGCTGGTCTGTCTGTCTGTACCTTTCATAGTGTTGTAAGAAAAGTAAACCACTAGCACTTTCCTACAGttgaaaaacaacagcaacaaccaCAGCAATGAACAGCAGCAAAaattatgaaagaaaacaaacatacaTTATTTACAGTGGGTGAAACTTGACAGTCTTGATAACTGATAAACCTGTGGCCCCCAAAATTTCTCTGATTTATAACTGGAGAGGCTTAACAAAttaaattggaatttggaaatgttggtttttgagaagGGGAAAACTGAAGTACCTAGAGAAAAGTTCTCCCAGCTGTTCACTTACTATGATGACATTAAAATGTCTTATATCTTTCAGAGGGTGTTCACAACAGTAATATTATTTAAACATTAATATCATAAAGAATTAATTTTTAGCCTTGACTCAAGTTCCCCTTTCCTTTGCTTTTTGGTAGGATAAtgcatatgttgtagttaatatTTTATCTCAGTCAGTTAAATTTTATGTTTCCATTGTTTaagggtatggtaatgtatgctaatgaaattcaaacaaaggaaaaacaaaaactaattaaaataaaaaattaatggcaACATATGTACACATGATAATTagtttgaaaaaaaggaaaataacatttttggaCCAAGGATAAACTTATACTacatcaaatttaaataaataaaaaaaccaaCCATCCAGTTGGAGAGCCCTGGTAAATTCTGAAATAACTTCAAAGGTTTGTCGTGCTAGTTCTCTCTgacaaaagatttaaaaataataaaggttACAGGTCATGTATCTGAAAGCTGCTGACAATTATGCTCAACAGCTATATTTATATTGCATGAAGGGCTTAGGCCTCAAAAGTTCAGACCAGGAGGTCTTCTAATATGTATATGACTTGTCACAGCCAACAAGCAAATGATCAATGAACCCTTCCCCTTCTCAGTATCTGGAATCACTTCTTAGATTAATTTGAAAGAATTACGAATGAATGTAGGCAACACAGATTTCTCTTAAATTTCTTTCACTGTAACGCTGGAGGTATTTGCAGAAGCTATATTTGAGCAATACATGTATGACATGAACGATAAATAAATACTCCTGGAAAGACTTGAGTCTAGCTATAGGGGGCAAAATGAGTTAAATGAGCTAAGCTTGAACAACTAACTTTACAGAAAAGGATTGTCTAGTTAGAAGGTGCTAgtcaagaagaaaaatatattacttACAGATGGAACAACAATAAGCCCATATGGTCCTTCTTGTTTCTGAAAAGGTAGAGCTTTTTCCtataaaatattttacaatctTGTGTTACTTATGTTCCTATAGTTTCATTAACAAATACATATATGATCCTAAAAATCATAActttaaatacatgtaatttccttacactttcgaaaataataatttattactggTGCTGTACTGGCATTCAGGTTCATGCATGGGTTCTAATCTACTCTCTAGAAGGTTCAACATACTCCTCATGACAGAGACAATATTAGAGCTAGCTGTGACAATAGTAAATTTAATATGCCTGGGTGGATTTCACATGCATCAGTTAAGTTGAAGGAGGAGGTACATGTATTATGTTTAAACAATATCGTGTTAGcagtgaaaatgaagaagagGAAGCTTGTTCAGAAGGTCTAAGGTATTAATAAACTACTTGCTGTAATTCCTGCCACCTGTGCTGCTGGGAAGTATTTATTCTTATCTACCTGGCATATGGATGGCTTAGATCCAGGATGGCCACAACCAAAGAACTGTGTCTGTACAGCTGACATCACAAAGGAGTTTTAAATATAATGCTTTGACAACCGTGAGAGAAACTTTCGTAACTTAAGAAGTATAGAATAGCATACTATACCACACACACAGaggaatatatatataaatacacGACAACTTTGATTTCAGGCTAACCTTGATTTAACCTCGGTTGctcctttatttcctttatcgCTAGCCCtcgaagacaaaggaaattgagaatcaacctgggGCATAAAATtctaacctgaaatcaaatttgacctgtaacttAATTTTACACCACAGCAGCTCTTGCTCTTTCTCTGTTCGGTCTTACCTGTTCTAAGCTAAACATAATTATGGGCAGTGTGAAAACCAATGTTTTTCCTGATCCCGTGAAGGCAATACCAATCATATCTCTTCCGCTAAGCCTGAAAATTGAATTAACATATTAGCTAACATTACTGGCAGATAAAATaccataattatttatttgtgaaaaaaaattaaggttcATGTAACACCAACTGCTATAAAATATGGATCCATTAGGACAAGTAAAAATCAACTAAGTGCAATGTCAACAGTCAAGACTAACTCAAACTGCATTGCATTTCCTAAAGTGAAAGTCAATGTGAATAAAACATCTGTCCAGCATCCTTAAGTAAAGCATGAACAACTTGATAATGTTCAAAATGTAATTTGACTGATtcaaatggaaattttttaatattgacCTCTTCATGACATGAATTATGATTGATGATGACAATACTGATTAAACTGAATCTCCTCCAATCAGCCTCTTGcttcaagctttttttaaaatacaatgcTGAAATTCAGATTCCTGAGGCACTTGCAGGCTACATTGTATATCGCATGACTGGTTACCTAGTCTTGGTAATTGTGAAGATTACTGAAACAAAAGGTTGGCGTGGTGTTCGGAAGAGTAACTTTCAGTCATTTCATCCAAATAACCTCCTTGTACTCCTCAAAATTTAAAGTGGCTCATACTTTTTACTTTAGAACCACTGCTGCATGGTCCCCTTACAAGCCTAAATATTTTTCAGTCCAATTTTGGCAGTGACATTTAAATACTGATAGCACAGTTGAGATTATATTTATTTACTACTATTATCATGGTACATCATCCTGATTCCTATCTTATAGTCATATGCTTAACCAGACACCTGAGACAGTCACCAGCAATCACATTTTGAGATTCTTCTcgtaaaaaatgacaaataataaGTAAGTTACAATTATTGTAACTTACACAGCGGGAATTCCTTGGACCTGTATTGGTGTTGGATGGGttattcctttatttttcaGTGTGCTTAAAACAGCTCGAGGAAACTTCATCTCCTGTGACATTAAATGGAAAAGATAGGTTGCACAGTCAAactaatgataattataaatgAAGTATTCCAGGAACTTACCAAAAGAATttaacaaatgtaaaaaaagtttttcaacATTTATACTGACCTTGAAAGTCTTGATTGGTGGTGGTATGTCCTCTCCCTCAACTATGATATGCCATTTCTTCCTTAACTTGTTAAATTTCTCTGCAGGGTAAGACTGAAAATATCTTGGAGGACGCCATCTAAATTACAAGTAAAAATAGATAGATGTAGCTGTAACTAATAAGCAAACAGTGTGAGAATACCTTTCCCTTTTTCGGTTAAACTTTTAAAGCCTGTGTACATCTGTCTCCTCTTCTGAGGGAACAGGCAAGTATTTCGATCACACTTTTCGGAACGTCTTGGTAATGACAAAGAATTTACCAAAACAGAATATTTGTCTAATTTTTTGGTCTGTTTATGGGCTAGGAGTTAAATGTTTACCAAGCAAGTGAGCTACATTGTAATAAACACACAATGATATTATCAAACAAAACATTTCCTTCTTTGTCATATTAGTGGGAAGGAGAAACAAGGTACATCAAGTacaatttacatgtacataccCTGTCTTTATAGAGTCAGTGTACACAATTCCTTTTGCGATTTCACCAACAGCCATCAAGACTAccatggaaaaaaataatagtgaAATTTATATATCACTAAACATGTATAATATGTTATAGGTCAAATTTGacttcaggttaaatttttttaacctaggttgattttcaatttcctttgcctCCTAAACtttattattcatgaattagggctaggagacaaagacaattgagaatcaacctaaattaaatcaaaattaacctgaaatcaaatttgacctgtaacaaaTAAATGGGACCATACACGTACTTTTTCTTTTATGCttctagaaaaaaaacaagaatgtACTTTGAAATACAGTACACACTGTACCAAATCAATTCTACTGAGGAGTGTGGTTCAAATCAGGGATTGGGAAGGTCATTCCACCTTAAGCCATGTGAGAATTAACAGaaaattatcataatttaacAGCCCATAAGATGCAGCCTACCTGTGTAATGGCTTGTTAGATGTTTAATACATACAGCTGTACAGCTGTATTGTGTGATCAGCACATGAATGATTATGGGTGTAGTTTGTTAGATAAGATTTAATCTTATCACTTTCATATCAGTTTATTTGCACCCTTTTAGCCTTGTCTTCAAGCAGTATGCAGGATTTTTGAtacatgaacctagtttagaAGTAGAGAATTTGAACTGGTCAACTCCTTATGGGAGTACATGGATTTTTCCTGCTGCCTGTGTCACTGTTTGAATAACATCTTAATGCAAACCTTTTTTCTCAGCTATGCTGTCCAAGATCTTTTCCTCTTCTTTAAGTTGTTTTTCATAGTCTGTCTCTTTTTcggcttaaaaaaaataagaaagatcAAGCTTATAACTTTGTTGTAAtaagttttgaaaatgaaatttagaacAAAAGTGATAGAAGACAAAGGATTAAATTTGCAGGTCTGACTAGAGCTGGAATTGGAACTggataaataattaataaataattatatctatagcccttcaacaaagtaaaaaagaatgcgatattgtttatattattctggtacaaggttttttgtccactgaaaattaaaattactcaatttcctgatggattttgtCTTAACCTACAACTGGCCATAGAATAGTTGAGATACCGTCGTCAAAAAGGTtcttcagagaacaaaacagTTTGCATCTCTCCCCACTCCCCTCCaacataattataataacaTTATAGTATCTCATGAGTTTTATGAATTAGCTGCCTGCAGTTACGTGTAGCTTCATTACACAACCCACATCTCAATATACACTTCTTACACTGACCTTCAGCAATCTTTTTTAGCTCAGTGTGTTGATCCAACAAACTAACATTGGATTTTAAACCAACTGCAGCTTCCTCTTCCTTTTCTTGATTCTAATAACATCAccaaatataataaataagccattttacagttatagTTGAAAGCAAGGCttgagttgaccttgttttgatacaataacaaaccttcctgctttatcaCGTAAATCAagttgttcttatgctaactagtattttccAAGGaaaatttccataacaaagcaaaggagttttgtatcaaaacaaggtcaagctCATTttcactcgaaggctagggtacaaagcccacaactgtaaaatggtctattactAGAAATACATTATCACAAAAATCTCGCAAGGCTGTTTAGGGCCTGCAGTGagaataaagggaaacaagccAAAGAGAAAAgtacaatgaaaaacaaaacgaaacagaaaaaaaatgtacaaagaaaatgaaaatagccATGCCAAGGTTTGA
This window encodes:
- the LOC140933044 gene encoding probable ATP-dependent RNA helicase DDX41, translated to MERKRGRKESLEELSEDEDYVPYVPLKERRRLELEKRENYLKRKTEQQPTVETVQNGSRTIGEEVNQEKEEEAAVGLKSNVSLLDQHTELKKIAEAEKETDYEKQLKEEEKILDSIAEKKVLMAVGEIAKGIVYTDSIKTGWRPPRYFQSYPAEKFNKLRKKWHIIVEGEDIPPPIKTFKEMKFPRAVLSTLKNKGITHPTPIQVQGIPAVLSGRDMIGIAFTGSGKTLVFTLPIIMFSLEQEKALPFQKQEGPYGLIVVPSRELARQTFEVISEFTRALQLDGFPALRSVLCIGGTSVKDQMETIKRGVHMMVATPGRLMDLLDKKMVNLDICRYLVLDEADRMIDMGFEEDVRTIFSYFKSQRQTLLFSATMPKKIQNFAKSALVKPVTVNVGRAGAASLDVIQEVEYVKQEAKVVYLLECLQKTSPPVLIFAEKKADVDDIHEYLLLKGVEAVAIHGDKDQEEREYAMRSFREGKKDVMVATDVASKGLDFPDIQHVINFDMPEDIENYVHRIGRTGRCGKTGVATTFINKSCDESVLLDLKHLLLEAKQKIPPVLSVLQAENEGDLGHGVERGCAYCGGLGHRITECPKLEAMQTKQAGNIGRRDYLAPGAADW